From a region of the Geothrix sp. 21YS21S-2 genome:
- the fabZ gene encoding 3-hydroxyacyl-ACP dehydratase FabZ produces the protein MSESPERTPRTFDVLAIQDLLPHRYPILLVDRILDYEPGEWIRGVKNVTIGEQIFLGHFPKNPVFPGVLIVEAMAQTGGCLVLQTLADRHDKLIYFMAIDNVKFRKPVVPGDQLVMEVKVLTNRGKVAKLRGEAFVDGQKVAEAEFMSMLVDAPKSEAK, from the coding sequence ATGTCCGAAAGCCCCGAGCGCACGCCCAGAACCTTCGACGTTCTCGCCATCCAAGACCTGCTTCCCCACCGGTACCCCATCTTACTGGTGGACCGGATCCTGGACTACGAGCCCGGCGAGTGGATCCGCGGCGTCAAGAACGTCACCATCGGCGAGCAGATCTTCCTGGGCCACTTCCCCAAGAATCCGGTCTTCCCGGGGGTCCTCATCGTGGAGGCCATGGCCCAGACCGGCGGCTGCCTGGTGCTCCAGACCCTCGCGGATCGTCATGATAAACTCATATATTTCATGGCCATCGACAACGTCAAGTTCCGCAAGCCCGTGGTCCCCGGCGACCAGCTCGTCATGGAGGTCAAGGTCCTGACCAACCGCGGCAAGGTGGCCAAGCTCCGCGGGGAGGCCTTCGTCGACGGCCAGAAGGTGGCCGAGGCCGAGTTCATGTCCATGCTGGTAGATGCCCCGAAAAGTGAGGCCAAATGA
- a CDS encoding HD domain-containing phosphohydrolase, whose product MHRSSLEASLGREVRKVLEWTGGGPADVVLGMEGEGLLAHCAVWPGDEAALALVKVGFERLLDRRNMERLHEVGKALASEQDLDRLLDQILTHGRNLLQAEAGSIYLVVQEHELLFAHTQNAKVNLPYTRFQMPITGQSMAGFAALTGETLNLDDVYRVPPEAPYRFNDSYDKQAGYRSTSMLVVPIKDTRGEILGVLQFINRQSEEGTVPFHPGDVHLAQSLAGQAGVAIKNANLRKDIEILFEKFVDASVKAIEQRDPVTRGHSGRVATLTEGLAQAVNLTHDGPFGGVFFSDSQLREIRYASLLHDFGKVGVREQVLVKSKKLGPNRLEILLQRLRQRQQEEMLALLRADWESGRPFEPEHWTGLQARHQAEADALIALLIRSNEPTLMTQDAHDGLGRLGTLHFTSWDGATASVLEPSDLDCLNIRRGSLSEAERLEIESHVTHTYEFLQKIPWTPDLAMVPAIAYAHHERLNGKGYPRRLTGPEIPLQSKAMAITDIFDALTAQDRPYKSAVPLARSLDILRQDAAEGHVDGDLLDLFIEAKVYERTVPGRA is encoded by the coding sequence ATGCACCGTAGCAGCCTCGAGGCGTCCCTGGGCCGCGAGGTTCGAAAAGTCCTGGAATGGACCGGGGGCGGACCCGCGGACGTGGTCCTGGGGATGGAAGGGGAAGGGCTCCTGGCCCACTGCGCCGTCTGGCCCGGGGACGAGGCCGCCCTGGCCCTGGTCAAGGTGGGTTTCGAGCGCCTCCTGGACCGAAGGAACATGGAGCGGCTCCACGAGGTGGGCAAGGCCCTGGCCTCCGAGCAGGACCTGGACCGCCTCCTGGACCAGATCCTCACCCATGGCCGCAACCTCCTCCAGGCCGAGGCGGGGTCCATCTACCTGGTGGTCCAGGAGCACGAGCTGCTCTTCGCCCACACCCAGAACGCGAAGGTGAACCTGCCCTACACCCGCTTCCAGATGCCCATCACCGGCCAGTCCATGGCCGGCTTCGCGGCGCTGACCGGCGAGACCCTGAACCTGGACGACGTGTACCGGGTCCCCCCCGAGGCTCCCTACCGCTTCAACGACAGCTACGACAAGCAGGCCGGTTACCGCTCCACTTCCATGCTGGTGGTGCCCATCAAGGACACCCGGGGCGAGATCCTGGGGGTGCTCCAGTTCATCAACCGCCAGTCCGAGGAGGGCACCGTCCCCTTCCACCCCGGGGACGTGCACCTGGCCCAGAGCCTGGCGGGCCAGGCGGGGGTGGCCATCAAGAACGCCAACCTGCGCAAGGACATCGAGATCCTCTTCGAGAAGTTCGTGGACGCCTCGGTGAAGGCCATCGAGCAGCGGGATCCGGTCACCCGGGGCCATTCCGGGCGCGTGGCCACCCTCACCGAAGGCCTGGCCCAGGCCGTCAACCTCACCCACGACGGCCCCTTCGGGGGGGTGTTCTTCAGCGACTCCCAGCTGCGGGAGATCCGCTACGCCAGCCTCCTCCACGATTTCGGCAAGGTGGGCGTGCGCGAGCAGGTGCTGGTGAAGTCCAAGAAGCTGGGGCCCAACCGCCTGGAGATCCTCCTCCAGCGCCTGCGCCAGCGCCAGCAGGAGGAGATGCTGGCCCTCCTGCGCGCCGACTGGGAATCGGGCCGGCCCTTCGAGCCCGAGCACTGGACCGGGCTCCAGGCCCGCCACCAGGCCGAGGCCGACGCGCTGATCGCCCTCCTCATCCGGAGCAACGAGCCCACGCTCATGACCCAGGACGCCCACGATGGCCTGGGCCGGCTGGGGACCCTCCACTTCACCAGCTGGGACGGCGCCACCGCCTCCGTCCTGGAGCCCTCGGACCTGGACTGCCTGAACATCCGCCGGGGCAGCCTCTCGGAGGCCGAGCGCCTGGAGATCGAGAGCCACGTCACCCACACCTACGAGTTCCTCCAGAAGATCCCCTGGACGCCCGACCTCGCCATGGTCCCCGCCATCGCCTACGCGCACCACGAGCGCCTCAACGGCAAGGGCTACCCCCGCCGCCTCACGGGCCCCGAGATCCCCCTGCAGAGCAAGGCCATGGCCATCACCGACATCTTCGACGCGCTCACCGCCCAGGACCGCCCCTACAAGTCCGCGGTGCCCCTGGCGCGCAGCCTGGACATCCTGCGGCAGGACGCCGCGGAGGGCCACGTGGACGGCGATCTGCTGGACCTGTTCATCGAGGCGAAGGTCTATGAAAGGACCGTGCCCGGCCGGGCCTGA
- a CDS encoding class I SAM-dependent RNA methyltransferase, with amino-acid sequence MKSLLTVERLAWGGKGVARAEDGRVILLSAPLALFPGEQVEADVRWKPRHGEGEVTRWVRRDPRRAQAGCPVAATCGGCELWEAGRETANLKKAMVADLLGRALPEAPDWRWLEAPAEARRHRIQLHWTGRDLGYHRRNSHSLVPVSACPAASPALSQAIPRFLDAMEGRMLPTRPQRWELATGTPAGEVYATDEQGRTWHLEPDGWKPFQGGIVHRFGEVRLAHRPGGFFQVCPPWAWQAFGEILDGWELPSGTLFDLYGGVGFFTALRGARAARSVLVEFDAPAVAWAARNLPEAECIEADAAEWVSEGLGAPGDLILLDPPRTGLTPELCAKLQTAGAGDLVLVGCDGAAFCRDVKRLEPAWKLEGLAVADLFPLTSHVECVGWFRRA; translated from the coding sequence GTGAAATCCCTCCTCACCGTCGAGCGCCTGGCCTGGGGCGGCAAGGGCGTGGCCCGGGCGGAGGACGGCCGGGTCATCCTGCTGTCGGCGCCCCTGGCCCTGTTCCCCGGGGAGCAGGTGGAGGCCGACGTGCGCTGGAAGCCCCGCCACGGCGAGGGCGAGGTCACCCGCTGGGTGCGCCGGGATCCCCGGAGGGCCCAGGCCGGGTGCCCCGTGGCGGCCACGTGCGGCGGCTGCGAACTGTGGGAGGCCGGACGCGAGACCGCGAACCTGAAGAAGGCCATGGTGGCCGACCTCCTGGGCCGGGCGCTGCCCGAGGCCCCGGACTGGCGCTGGCTGGAGGCGCCGGCCGAGGCGCGCCGGCACCGCATCCAGCTGCACTGGACGGGCCGCGACCTGGGCTACCACCGGCGCAACAGCCATTCCCTGGTGCCGGTATCGGCCTGCCCCGCGGCCTCCCCTGCCCTGTCCCAGGCCATTCCCCGCTTCCTGGACGCCATGGAGGGCCGCATGCTGCCCACCCGGCCCCAGCGCTGGGAGCTGGCCACCGGCACGCCCGCGGGCGAGGTGTACGCCACCGATGAGCAGGGCCGCACCTGGCACCTGGAGCCGGACGGCTGGAAGCCCTTCCAGGGCGGCATCGTCCACCGTTTCGGGGAGGTCCGGCTGGCCCACCGCCCCGGGGGCTTCTTCCAGGTGTGCCCGCCCTGGGCCTGGCAGGCCTTCGGCGAGATCCTGGACGGCTGGGAGCTGCCCTCGGGCACGCTCTTCGACCTCTACGGGGGCGTGGGGTTCTTCACGGCGCTGAGGGGCGCCAGGGCCGCCCGCAGCGTGCTGGTGGAGTTCGACGCCCCGGCGGTGGCCTGGGCCGCGCGCAACCTGCCGGAGGCCGAGTGCATCGAGGCCGACGCGGCGGAATGGGTGAGCGAGGGGCTGGGTGCGCCCGGGGACCTCATCCTGCTGGATCCCCCCCGGACGGGCCTGACGCCCGAGCTGTGCGCGAAGCTGCAGACCGCCGGCGCCGGGGACCTGGTGCTGGTGGGCTGCGACGGGGCCGCCTTCTGCCGGGACGTCAAGCGCCTGGAGCCCGCCTGGAAACTCGAGGGGCTGGCCGTGGCCGACCTGTTCCCCCTGACCAGCCACGTGGAGTGCGTGGGGTGGTTCCGCCGGGCCTGA
- the lpxA gene encoding acyl-ACP--UDP-N-acetylglucosamine O-acyltransferase yields the protein MSAQIHPLSVVSPEAVLGEGVVIGPFCVVEGGSRIGARTVLRSHVVIGPFTEIGEDNDIYPHCTVGMGPQDLKFKGAPTRLKIGDRNVFREGCTLHRGTEGGGGLTTVGDGNFMMTGSHVAHDCHVGSNCIFANCATLAGHVEVGDFSNIGAFSAVHQFCRVGPHAFMGGFTVATMDVLPYMKTAGARDTKSYGVNTIGLRRKGFPDASVEGLVKAHRILFHSGLLREEALAKVEQELSGIPEVGILTRFIRESKRGIHRG from the coding sequence ATGAGCGCACAGATCCATCCCCTCTCCGTCGTCAGCCCTGAAGCCGTCCTTGGGGAGGGCGTCGTCATAGGGCCGTTCTGCGTCGTGGAGGGCGGCTCGCGCATCGGCGCCCGCACCGTCCTGCGCAGCCATGTCGTCATCGGCCCCTTCACGGAGATCGGCGAGGACAACGACATCTACCCCCACTGCACCGTCGGCATGGGTCCCCAGGACCTGAAGTTCAAGGGCGCCCCCACCCGGCTGAAGATCGGCGACCGCAACGTGTTCCGCGAGGGCTGCACCCTGCACCGCGGCACCGAGGGCGGCGGCGGGCTCACCACCGTGGGCGACGGCAACTTCATGATGACCGGTTCCCACGTCGCCCACGACTGCCACGTGGGTTCGAACTGCATCTTCGCCAACTGCGCCACCCTGGCCGGCCACGTGGAAGTGGGCGACTTCAGCAACATCGGCGCCTTCTCCGCCGTCCACCAGTTCTGCCGGGTGGGTCCCCACGCCTTCATGGGCGGGTTCACCGTGGCCACCATGGACGTGCTCCCCTACATGAAGACCGCCGGCGCCCGCGACACCAAGAGCTACGGCGTCAACACCATCGGCCTTCGCCGCAAGGGCTTTCCCGACGCCTCCGTGGAGGGGCTGGTCAAGGCCCACCGGATCCTCTTCCACTCCGGCCTGCTCCGCGAGGAGGCCCTGGCCAAGGTGGAACAGGAACTCTCCGGCATTCCCGAGGTCGGCATCCTCACCCGCTTCATCCGCGAGAGCAAGCGGGGCATCCACCGTGGTTGA
- a CDS encoding C1 family peptidase: MNKSPLVSTFALALALAAPSFLVAQERGAQQFDPQLTTRVDLLRQELRRQGKDFEVGVNPAMQYSLDQLCGLRPELRQYDFASHAQGGHLNNEVEELTATVYPATFTGWFSPVKDQGQCGSCWAFATTGNLEGAALKKHGAPQGRVNADGSITPSGVVTSLSEQQVLSCNPDGYGCQGGWYSYDMLMPTNANRGFGYYKGAVPATAFPYVSNRVACSFSLQTSYTPVSQWGYVGNGYSIPSVTAIKAAISKWGSVSVGVYADSAFQAYRRGVFSGTDNRAQPNHAVLLVGWDDAKGAWLLKNSWSSQWGINGFMWIKYGVNSVGTSPAWVLN; this comes from the coding sequence ATGAACAAGTCTCCCCTCGTTTCCACCTTCGCCCTGGCCCTGGCCCTGGCCGCCCCGTCCTTCCTGGTGGCCCAGGAGCGCGGCGCGCAGCAGTTCGACCCCCAGCTCACCACCCGTGTCGACCTGCTCCGCCAGGAGCTCCGGCGGCAGGGCAAGGACTTCGAAGTGGGGGTGAATCCGGCGATGCAGTACAGCCTCGACCAGCTCTGCGGCCTCCGGCCCGAGCTCCGCCAGTACGACTTCGCCTCCCACGCCCAGGGCGGCCACCTCAACAACGAGGTGGAGGAGCTGACGGCGACGGTCTACCCCGCCACGTTCACGGGCTGGTTCAGCCCCGTGAAGGACCAGGGCCAGTGCGGCTCCTGCTGGGCCTTCGCCACCACCGGCAACCTCGAGGGCGCCGCCCTGAAGAAGCACGGCGCCCCCCAGGGAAGGGTCAACGCCGACGGCTCCATCACCCCCAGCGGCGTCGTCACCAGCCTTTCCGAGCAGCAGGTGCTCAGCTGCAACCCCGACGGCTACGGCTGCCAGGGCGGGTGGTATTCCTACGACATGCTCATGCCCACCAACGCCAACCGGGGCTTCGGCTACTACAAGGGCGCCGTGCCCGCCACCGCCTTCCCCTACGTGTCCAACCGGGTCGCCTGCAGCTTCAGCCTCCAGACCTCGTACACCCCGGTGAGCCAGTGGGGGTACGTGGGCAACGGCTACTCCATCCCGTCGGTGACCGCCATCAAGGCCGCCATCTCCAAGTGGGGCTCCGTGAGCGTCGGGGTCTACGCGGACTCGGCCTTCCAGGCCTACCGGCGAGGCGTGTTCAGCGGCACCGACAACCGCGCCCAGCCCAACCACGCGGTCCTGCTCGTGGGCTGGGACGACGCCAAGGGCGCCTGGCTCCTCAAGAACTCCTGGAGCAGCCAGTGGGGGATCAACGGTTTCATGTGGATCAAGTACGGCGTGAACTCGGTCGGGACCTCCCCCGCCTGGGTCCTCAACTAG
- a CDS encoding menaquinone biosynthetic enzyme MqnA/MqnD family protein, with product MASTNPFRISIIDYLNAAPLNYGFKHGLGYEHFHLKFHVPSLCANQLKSGEVDAGLISSIEYLRIPKLKIVPGLCIASPKRVRSVVILSKVPPEEIRTLALDTSSRTSVVLAQILLRERFGVDVRAVDMAPDQGAMLAECDAALLIGDVAMRTRREGLIVLDLAEEWHAWTGLPFVFALWQVREDAARLDIPGGVGPFFHRSLEMGRENLAAIVDEAWRTIGWTKPELREYLTENISYSLGEAERESLAMFFEKAVSNGFAPENRALSFL from the coding sequence ATGGCAAGCACAAATCCTTTCCGGATCTCGATCATCGACTACCTGAACGCCGCGCCCTTGAATTACGGATTCAAGCATGGCCTTGGGTACGAGCACTTCCACCTCAAGTTCCACGTGCCTTCCCTGTGCGCGAACCAGCTGAAATCGGGCGAAGTGGATGCGGGTCTCATCAGCTCAATTGAATACCTCCGCATCCCCAAATTGAAGATCGTACCGGGCCTCTGCATCGCCTCCCCCAAACGCGTCCGCTCGGTGGTGATCCTCTCCAAGGTGCCGCCCGAGGAGATCCGCACCCTGGCCCTGGACACCTCCAGCCGCACCTCCGTCGTCCTGGCCCAGATCCTTCTCCGGGAGCGGTTCGGCGTGGACGTGCGGGCTGTGGACATGGCGCCCGACCAGGGCGCGATGCTCGCGGAGTGCGACGCGGCCCTGCTCATCGGGGACGTGGCCATGCGCACGCGGCGCGAGGGCCTCATCGTCCTGGACCTGGCCGAGGAGTGGCACGCCTGGACGGGCCTGCCCTTCGTGTTCGCGTTGTGGCAGGTGCGGGAGGACGCCGCCCGCCTGGACATCCCCGGGGGCGTGGGCCCCTTCTTCCACCGGAGCCTCGAGATGGGGCGCGAGAACCTCGCGGCCATCGTGGACGAGGCCTGGCGCACCATCGGCTGGACCAAGCCGGAGCTGCGGGAATACCTCACGGAGAACATCTCCTACAGCCTGGGGGAGGCGGAGCGGGAGAGCCTGGCGATGTTCTTCGAGAAGGCGGTGTCCAACGGCTTCGCGCCGGAGAACCGGGCCTTGTCGTTCCTCTAG
- a CDS encoding DNA-3-methyladenine glycosylase 2: MSQPTGKIGQENPERSLLEKLIAKVRLNPGEYRTVAAMAAAAGVDLGRLEELFRLHAHRPPEVFLDQARVGYACRRLLNHFGPTVQAGESCGFLSPAAFQASFHRLTGMTPGKYQSLGREGASFTVDLPAGYRQEDVLAYHGRDPLSLSERVEGATFFKALRVEDTDTLLELEFRGKAVKVRVRPAEKADPIFMGKVHHRVVRMLGLGTDPAPFEGYACADPSFQALVEARRGLRIPLTADVWESLVWAILGQQVNLAFAYSLRRRLTDLCGGAVSGGLKAHPTPGAVAALDPADLAPLQFSRSKAEYVVEAARAVAAGELPVEALPAGAATTAEARLSARRGIGPWTTHYVMMRGCGFGDCVPLGDAGLTAALQRHYGLDHRPDVKETARLMAPFAPHRSLATFHLWASLKGVPA; this comes from the coding sequence ATGAGCCAGCCCACGGGAAAAATCGGTCAGGAAAATCCGGAGCGCTCGCTCCTGGAAAAGCTCATCGCGAAAGTGCGCCTGAACCCCGGCGAGTACCGGACGGTCGCCGCCATGGCCGCGGCGGCGGGGGTGGACCTGGGCCGTCTGGAGGAGCTCTTCCGGCTGCACGCCCACCGGCCGCCGGAGGTCTTCCTGGACCAGGCGCGCGTGGGCTACGCCTGCAGGCGCCTGCTCAACCACTTCGGCCCCACGGTCCAGGCGGGGGAGAGCTGCGGCTTCCTGAGCCCCGCGGCCTTCCAGGCCAGCTTCCACCGGCTGACGGGGATGACGCCCGGGAAGTACCAGTCCCTGGGCCGCGAAGGGGCCTCGTTCACCGTGGACCTGCCCGCGGGGTACCGGCAGGAGGACGTGCTCGCCTACCACGGGCGCGATCCGCTCAGCCTTTCGGAGCGCGTCGAGGGCGCCACCTTCTTCAAGGCCCTGCGCGTGGAGGACACCGACACGCTCCTCGAGCTGGAGTTCCGCGGGAAGGCGGTGAAGGTGCGGGTGCGCCCGGCGGAGAAGGCCGATCCCATCTTCATGGGCAAGGTCCACCACCGCGTGGTGCGCATGCTCGGGCTGGGCACCGACCCCGCCCCCTTCGAGGGCTACGCGTGCGCGGATCCTTCGTTCCAGGCCCTGGTGGAGGCCCGGCGCGGCCTGCGCATCCCGCTCACCGCGGACGTGTGGGAGTCCCTGGTGTGGGCCATCCTGGGCCAGCAGGTGAACCTCGCCTTCGCCTATTCCCTGCGCCGGCGCCTCACGGACCTGTGCGGCGGCGCGGTGTCCGGGGGCCTGAAGGCCCACCCCACGCCCGGGGCCGTGGCGGCCCTGGACCCCGCGGACCTGGCGCCCCTGCAGTTCTCGCGCAGCAAGGCCGAGTACGTGGTGGAGGCCGCCCGGGCCGTGGCCGCGGGCGAACTCCCCGTGGAGGCCCTGCCCGCGGGGGCCGCCACCACCGCCGAGGCCAGGCTCTCGGCGCGCCGCGGCATCGGGCCCTGGACCACCCACTACGTCATGATGCGCGGCTGCGGCTTCGGGGACTGCGTGCCCCTGGGCGACGCGGGCCTGACGGCCGCCCTCCAGCGCCACTACGGCCTGGACCACCGCCCCGACGTCAAGGAGACCGCGCGGCTCATGGCCCCCTTCGCCCCCCACCGCAGCCTGGCCACCTTCCACCTCTGGGCGAGCCTGAAGGGCGTGCCCGCGTGA
- the era gene encoding GTPase Era — translation MVEKPRSATVALVGLPNSGKSTLLNTLVGEKLAAVSQMPQTTRGRITGIVNRGSAQLAFLDTPGVHLARHALNQRMLHYVDMALDEADLLLWVVDASGFLGPGERELAKRLQGARQPVYLVLNKLDLVSKGTLLEKIAEYKDLLEFREIIPVGAKLAQNLDPLWAILERDALDHEWTYGDETFTDQTERAMATEFIREKILRKTREEVPHGVAVAIQAWVEAGEADYPEDGPEGGTYIEAQILVERAGHRKILLGSGGEMIKDIRQSAQRELKKLLQRPVRLALHIKVAEGWRDRPDQLDKLNL, via the coding sequence GTGGTTGAGAAGCCCCGTTCGGCCACCGTGGCCCTCGTGGGCCTGCCCAACTCCGGCAAGTCCACCCTGCTCAATACGCTCGTCGGCGAGAAGCTGGCCGCCGTGAGCCAGATGCCCCAGACCACCCGGGGCCGCATCACCGGCATCGTCAACCGCGGCAGCGCCCAGCTGGCCTTCCTGGACACCCCCGGGGTGCACCTGGCCCGCCACGCCCTCAACCAACGCATGCTCCACTACGTGGACATGGCCCTGGACGAGGCCGACCTGCTGCTGTGGGTGGTGGACGCCAGCGGCTTCCTGGGCCCCGGCGAGCGGGAGCTGGCCAAGCGCCTCCAGGGGGCGCGCCAGCCCGTGTACCTCGTCCTCAACAAGCTGGACCTGGTCTCCAAGGGCACGCTCCTGGAGAAGATCGCCGAGTACAAGGACCTCCTGGAATTCAGGGAGATCATCCCCGTGGGCGCCAAGCTGGCCCAGAACCTGGACCCCCTCTGGGCCATCCTGGAGCGGGACGCCCTGGACCACGAGTGGACCTACGGCGACGAGACCTTCACGGACCAGACCGAGCGCGCCATGGCCACGGAATTCATCCGCGAGAAGATCCTGCGCAAGACCCGCGAGGAGGTCCCCCACGGCGTCGCCGTGGCCATCCAGGCCTGGGTGGAGGCGGGCGAGGCCGACTATCCCGAGGACGGCCCCGAGGGCGGCACCTACATCGAGGCCCAGATCCTCGTGGAGCGCGCCGGCCACCGCAAGATCCTCCTGGGCTCGGGCGGCGAGATGATCAAGGACATCCGCCAGAGCGCCCAGCGGGAGCTGAAGAAGCTCCTCCAGCGCCCCGTGCGCCTGGCCCTGCACATCAAGGTCGCCGAAGGCTGGCGGGACCGGCCGGACCAGCTGGACAAGCTGAATCTGTAA
- the pepQ gene encoding Xaa-Pro dipeptidase: MPIKGLFLDHLATRTAYAEKALAATGFDALVISSGQPFTYFSDDQDAPFNTVPHFRHYCPLTGPHHVLILKPGTKPMLVRYAPEDFWYEQLPLGSPFWAEGFDLVEVPSLDAVWEQVGHPARAAYIGNETDRAALAGLDVNPASVTAYLDWGRSYKTPYEIHCIEEATVTAAKGHAAGRKAFLAGASELEIHYAFMEAVGCLEFELAFASIVAQNEKGATLHYENKRSFRGGNTLLLDCGARHLGYASDITRTTPAPSCDPRFKALVDGMEKNMLEICAAVRPNMPFGELHHFSHLKLAGLLKEQGLVDAGADEAVALGLTRPFYPHGLGHHLGIQVHDVAGKLAGPDGSIAPPPAAHPTLRTTRMIETGHVITIEPGLYFIPMLLRPFRENEHKARFNWKLIDELAPNGGIRIEDDMLVTETGGRNLTRPHLPN, from the coding sequence ATGCCCATCAAAGGACTTTTCCTCGATCACCTCGCCACCCGCACGGCCTACGCGGAAAAGGCGCTGGCGGCCACGGGCTTCGACGCCCTGGTGATCTCCAGCGGGCAGCCTTTCACCTATTTCTCCGACGACCAGGACGCCCCCTTCAACACCGTCCCCCATTTCCGCCACTACTGCCCGCTCACGGGGCCCCACCACGTGCTGATCCTCAAGCCCGGGACCAAGCCCATGCTGGTGCGCTACGCCCCCGAGGACTTCTGGTACGAGCAGCTGCCCCTGGGCTCCCCCTTCTGGGCCGAGGGCTTCGACCTGGTGGAGGTCCCCAGCCTCGATGCGGTGTGGGAGCAGGTGGGCCACCCCGCCCGCGCCGCCTACATCGGCAACGAGACCGACCGGGCCGCCCTTGCGGGCCTGGACGTGAACCCCGCCTCCGTCACCGCCTACCTGGACTGGGGCCGCAGCTACAAGACCCCCTATGAGATCCACTGCATCGAGGAGGCCACCGTCACCGCCGCCAAGGGTCACGCGGCCGGCCGCAAGGCCTTCCTGGCCGGCGCCTCGGAGCTGGAGATCCACTACGCGTTCATGGAAGCGGTGGGCTGCCTGGAGTTCGAGCTGGCCTTCGCCTCCATCGTGGCCCAGAACGAGAAGGGCGCCACCCTCCACTACGAGAACAAGCGCAGCTTCCGCGGAGGCAACACCCTGCTGCTGGACTGCGGCGCGCGCCACCTGGGCTACGCCTCCGACATCACGCGCACCACCCCGGCCCCCTCCTGCGATCCCCGGTTCAAGGCCCTGGTGGACGGCATGGAAAAGAACATGCTCGAGATCTGCGCGGCCGTGCGGCCCAACATGCCCTTCGGCGAGCTGCACCACTTCTCCCACCTCAAGCTGGCCGGGCTCCTCAAGGAGCAGGGCCTGGTGGACGCCGGGGCCGACGAGGCCGTGGCGCTGGGCCTCACCCGCCCCTTCTATCCCCACGGTCTGGGCCACCACCTGGGAATCCAGGTGCACGACGTGGCCGGCAAGCTCGCGGGCCCCGACGGCAGCATCGCCCCGCCCCCCGCGGCCCACCCCACCCTGCGCACCACCCGCATGATCGAGACCGGCCACGTCATCACCATCGAGCCCGGCCTCTACTTCATCCCCATGCTCCTGCGCCCCTTCCGGGAGAACGAGCACAAGGCCCGCTTCAACTGGAAGCTCATCGACGAACTGGCCCCCAACGGCGGCATCCGCATCGAGGACGACATGCTGGTCACGGAGACGGGCGGCCGGAACCTGACCCGCCCGCACCTGCCTAACTGA
- a CDS encoding methylated-DNA--[protein]-cysteine S-methyltransferase: MRIWASPLGPLAMAADAGGALVYLGFADHEPRLRLLRRLAREGGLTDDPAAFAPAERQLDAYFRRVRTTFDLPLAPRGTPFQLRVWEELRRIPHGRTATYGELARSLGDPLLARAVGAANGANPISIIIPCHRLVGAGGGLTGYAGGLHRKRALLDHELP; this comes from the coding sequence GTGAGGATCTGGGCCAGCCCCCTGGGCCCCCTGGCCATGGCCGCCGATGCCGGGGGCGCCCTGGTCTACCTGGGCTTCGCGGACCACGAGCCGCGCCTGCGCCTGCTCCGGAGGCTGGCCCGGGAAGGGGGCCTGACCGATGATCCCGCCGCCTTCGCCCCGGCGGAACGCCAGCTGGACGCCTACTTCCGCCGGGTCCGCACCACCTTCGACCTTCCCCTGGCCCCCCGGGGCACGCCTTTCCAGCTGCGGGTGTGGGAGGAGCTGCGGCGCATCCCCCACGGGCGGACCGCCACCTACGGGGAACTGGCCCGGAGCCTCGGGGACCCGCTCCTCGCCCGCGCCGTGGGCGCGGCCAACGGCGCCAACCCCATCTCCATCATCATTCCCTGCCACCGGCTCGTCGGCGCCGGCGGCGGCCTCACGGGCTACGCGGGCGGCCTGCATCGGAAGCGGGCCCTGCTGGACCATGAGTTGCCCTGA